One part of the Melopsittacus undulatus isolate bMelUnd1 chromosome 17, bMelUnd1.mat.Z, whole genome shotgun sequence genome encodes these proteins:
- the TCAP gene encoding telethonin, with protein MLGPTAMGCNGGLLSGARLGCRLREEDMGRHESFSAEWFDLELSTRPEEGWCRREVDEQRRETLEQRGEVRVLQQRSPWGVLRVGSMGQPLTQHLLPYARTLPLPLFAPQDLRGAKSGVPRTLSRSLSQEAQRG; from the exons ATGCTGGGCCCCACTGctatggggtgcaatggggggcTGCTCTCGGGGGCTCGCCTGGGCTGCCGGCTACGGGAGGAGGATATGGGGCGGCACGAGAGCTTCAGTGCTGAATGGTTCGACCTGGAGCTCAGCACCCGGCCTGAGGAGGG GTGGTGCCGTCGGGAGGTGGACGAGCAGCGCCGGGAGACGCTGGAGCAGCGCGGGGAGGTGCGGGTGCTGCAGCAGCGCTCGCCATGGGGCGTGCTCCGGGTcggctctatggggcagcccctgacccagcacctcctgccctaTGCCCGcaccctgcccctgcccctctTCGCCCCACAGGACCTCCGTGGGGCCAAGAGTGGGGTCCCACGCACCCTGTCCCGCTCCTTGTCCCAAGAGGCCCAGAGGGGCTGA
- the PNMT gene encoding phenylethanolamine N-methyltransferase: MTGLPALRERYERFEPRAYLDNNYSPPRADFSSEGSVVPWKLRCLADTFGSGEIRGRTLIDVGSGPTIYQLLSACDHFEEIVATDYLEVNREELRRWVRGDPGTFDWSPFIQHVCKIEGRGEPWQDKQLRLRSRLRRILPIDVHRPEPLGAPLQPQADALLSAFCLEAVSPDGAAFTRALSNVSSLLRPGGHAVLLGALGESFYLAGSVRLPVLPLDEADVRRALHGAGFELRRLRCYVMPPELRTGVDDVQGVFFVHARKPGGE, translated from the exons ATGACCGGACTCCCGGCGCTCCGGGAGCGCTACGAGCGCTTCGAGCCCCGCGCGTACCTGGACAACAACTACAGCCCCCCCCGGGCAGACTTCAGCTCCGAGGGGTCCGTGGTGCCCTGGAAGCTCCGGTGCCTTGCGGACACCTTCGGCTCCG GTGAGATCCGTGGGCGGACGCTGATCGATGTGGGCTCAGGTCCCACCATTTACCAACTGCTCAGCGCCTGTGACCACTTCGAGGAGATCGTGGCCACCGATTACCTGGAGGTGAACCGGGAGGAGCTGCGGCGCTGGGTGCGGGGGGACCCCGGAACCTTCGACTGGAGCCCCTTCATCCAGCACGTCTGCAAGATCGAGGGGCGCGG ggAGCCATGGCAGGACAAGCAGCTCCGCTTGCGCTCCCGTCTGCGCCGCATCCTCCCCATCGACGTTCACCGGCCGGAGCCGCTGGGGGCTCCGCTGCAGCCGCAGGCGGACGCGCTGCTCTCTGCCTTCTGCCTGGAGGCCGTGAGCCCGGACGGAGCTGCCTTCACCCGGGCACTGTCCAACGTGTCCTCCCTGCTGCGGCCTGGGGGCCACGCGGTGCTGCTCGGGGCCCTCGGGGAGTCCTTCTACCTGGCGGGGTCCGTCCGGCTGCCGGTGCTGCCGCTGGACGAGGCCGATGTCCGCCGGGCCCTGCACGGGGCCGGGTTCGAGCTGCGGCGGCTCCGCTGCTATGTGATGCCCCCGGAGCTGCGCACGGGGGTGGATGATGTCCAGGGGGTCTTCTTTGTCCATGCACGGAAACCGGGGGGGGAatga
- the PGAP3 gene encoding post-GPI attachment to proteins factor 3, which translates to MILPPVGGLYPMLPLAAPVSGRRRKRPALGTMAACGSVVLLLLLAVAPGPVRGSAGDREPLYRDCLGRCDRRNCTGAALRRFRARQPLCMRLTGWTCRDDCKYECMWLTVRLYLQRGHRVPQFHGKWPFSRFLFFQEPASAFASFLNGLASFLMLLRYKATVPPTCPMYPTCVAFAWVSLNAWFWSTVFHTRDTALTEKLDYFCASAVVLHSVYLCCVRTLGLQRPALISIFRAFLLLFLACHISYLTLVRFDYGYNMAANAAIGLLNVAWWLRWCLRNHPHLPHVWKCVAVVLLLQALALLELLDFPPLLWVLDAHALWHIGTIPLNVLFYSFLMDDSLYLLKANSDLLKAD; encoded by the exons ATGATCCTCCCCCCCGTGGGGGGACTATATCCCATGCTGCCCCTCGCCGCCCCCGTTTCCGGTCGGCGCCGGAAGCGGCCGGCGCTCGGCACGATGGCGGCCTGCGGGTcggtggtgctgctgctgctgctggcggTGGCACCGGGCCCGGTGCGGGGCTCGGCCGGGGACCGGGAGCCGCTGTACCGGGACTGCCTCGGCCGCTGTGACCGCCGCAACTGCACCGGAGCGGCGCTGCGCCGCTTCCGGGCCCGGCAGCCGCTCTGCATGCGGCTCACAG GCTGGACCTGCCGCGACGACTGCAAGTACGAGTGCATGTGGCTGACGGTGCGACTGTACCTGCAGCGGGGCCACCGCGTGCCCCAGTTCCATGGCAAG TGGCCCTTCTCCAGGTTCCTGTTCTTCCAGGAGCCAGCCTCAGCCTTCGCCTCCTTCCTCAATGGCCTCGCCAGCTTCCTCATGCTGCTGCGCTACAAGGCCACCGTGCCCCCCACCTGCCCCATGTACCCCACCTGCGTCGCCTTCGCCTGG GTCTCCTTGAACGCCTGGTTCTGGTCCACGGTTTTCCACACCAGGGACACGGCTCTGACTGAG AAACTGGATTATTTCTGTGCTTCCGCCGTTGTCCTGCACTCTGTGTACCTGTGCTGCGTCAG gaCCCTGGGCCTGCAGCGTCCAGCCTTAATCAGCATCTTCAgagccttcctcctgctcttcctcgCCTGCCACATCTCCTACCTGACCCTCGTCCGCTTCGACTACGGCTATAACATGGCTGCGAACGCAGCCATCG ggctGCTGAACGTGGCCTGGTGGCTGCGGTGGTGCCTGCGGAACCATCCACACCTGCCCCACGTCTGGAAGTGtgtggctgtggtgctgctgctgcaggcgctggcactgctggagctgctggactTCCCCcccctgctctgggtgctggaTGCACACGCGCTCTGGCACATCGGGACCATCCCACTCAACGTCCTCTTCTACAG CTTCCTGATGGACGACAGCCTCTACCTCCTCAAGGCCAACTCTGACCTCCTCAAAGCGGATTAG